Below is a genomic region from Polyangiaceae bacterium.
CATGCTCGAGGAAATCACCGTCAATGGCGGCACGAAATTCACCTACGACAAGACGTACCGCGAAAAACCTGGCGCGAAACCGCTTGCACCAAACCTACCGCTGCGCGCGGAGCCGTACGACGATCCAAACACGCTCCATCCATTCTTTGCAAACTTGCTCCCCGAAGGCTCCATCTTCGACCAGACCGCTCGACGCCTTGGCTTGCCAAAAACAGACAGATTCGGCATGCTTCTGCACGTGGGTGAAGACGTGATGGGCGCGGTGCAGGTATTGCCCGAGGAGACGAATTGACGGAGCGTACGACAGCCTGCTGGATATGCCTCGGTGAAGCGCCGCCCGATCTACCAGGCGGACGTTATCACCGCGCTTGCGTAGACGCGCTGTTCGGCGTTTCGGACGTCCCTGCCGTTGCCTTCGATCGCTTGACCGTCACGACCTGGGCGGAAGAGCATAGCGGTCGCCTGTCCATTTCCGGATATCAACCCAAAGGCCCTGCGGCTCTCGATGAAAGCGGAACGCGTTTGGTGCTCGTCGAAAAAGACAGCACACACATCGTCAAGCCGCCGCATCCGCAATATCTTTATATCAATGAAAACGAGCATCTCACCATGCGTTTGGCTCGCGCTGTGGGGCTCGACGTCGCCGAACACGGATTGGTGGAGCTGTCTGATGGCAGCATTGCGTACGTGACGAAGCGCTTTGATCGCCCGGCCGGAGCGAAAGGCCCACGCCTGCACGCCTTCGACTTCTGCCAACTCGCAGGAAAAGACCCGACGAACAAAGAGGACTCGACCGCAGAAGAATGCGCGTCGATTGCGCTCCAATACGGAGGACCATCGACGACAATCGCACTGTTTCGGTTATTCGTCTTTGCCGATTGGGTGCGCAATGGGGACCTGCACCTCAAGAACCTAATGATGATGGAAGCTCCCAACGGCGGCTACGCATTGACGCCGGCATACGATCTGCTGTGCACAGAACCTTATGGCAGCACGGGGCTCATGCTTCCGGTGGGGGGCGAGCGGAAAAACGTCACGCGCAAGATTTGGCTATCGTTCGCTGAAGCATACTGCCAAATCGAGCGCTTAAAAGCAGCCGAACTCATCGATTCCATGCTCGAACGACTTCCCGATGCACTGGCACTCGTCGATCGCTCGGCATTTCCGCACGCCGAGTGGAAAAACAAATACAAGCATTTCCTGGCGAAGAAAACGCGTCACCTTGCGGGTAAAGCATAGCCGATCGCAGGAAGTGATTCGCACCGTTCGCGTATCTGATTCAACCTCAAGGCACGACCATCACCTTCATCACGCCTGGCGTTCCCGCGTGCGCGAATGCACGTTCCGCATCTGCAAGCGGATACTTTGCCGCAATGAGCGGCGTCGGATCGATGACACCTTTGCTCAATACGTCGATGGCTCGCGCAAAGTCACCACACCGCGAACCCACGAGCTTGATTTCGTGAATCACGATGGGCGCCAAATCCAAATTCGATTCACCCGCATACGTGCTTTTCAAAATGATCACGCCGCGCGGCCTCACGATCTCGATGGCGCGCGCGAGCCCCGAAGGATGGCCGGTCGCTTCGATGACGACATCGAATCCACTTTCGGAAAAATTCTTTTCGAGCGCCACGTCGAGGCCCGCGGCGGCAAGGATATCGAGGTTCGCACGATGCCGCCCCACGGCAATGGCGCGGCCCAAGTCGCCTCGGCGGGCCGCCATTGCCAAGCCAATGAGCAGCCCGAGTTTTCCGTCGCCCAGAAGGCAAACGCGGTCGCCCGGCCTGAGCGGTGCTTCGTCGAACGCATGTAATGCCGCTGCAAGCGGCTCGATGAACACCGCGTGATCGTCGGCAATGCTGTCCGGAACGACATGCAGGTTTTCGAGTGGAATGCGGACGTATTCGGCAATGCCTCCGTCGCGCCCGACAATGCCGAGCACCGTGCGCGTGGGACAATGGTTGCGGCCGCCGCTTCGGCACGTCGAGCATCGACCGCACGCGCAGTTGATCTCCATGACGACGCGACGTCCTGCGAGCTCACCGCTCGTTCGCGGGTGACCGAATGGTTCGTCATCCGGATGCATCGCGGCGACTTGTCCGAGCACTTCGTGGCCAAGGACGCCGCGAAAGTTCATGTACCCGCGTGCGAGCTCGAGGTCGGTGTTGCAGATGCCTGCGGCGCGAACGCTGACGAGCGCGTCGCCGGCGGATAGCTCGGGCGTCGGCAAGTCGTCCAGCACGACGCCTCGATCGGTGCATACGAGCGCCTTCATGGAACGCTTGTTTCAAATGCGTACGGTTGGCGCAAGCGTCGAGATTGGTTGAAGCACAAACGAAAAACGGCGCCTCGTGAGAAGCGCCGCTGTTCGAATTGTAGGTGTCTCTTTACTCCCCCTCTCCCTCGTAGGGAGAGGGGGCCGGGGGGTGAGGCAGCGATCCCAGCGGGAATTGAACCCGCGTTACCGACGTGAGAGGCCGGCGTCCTAACCGCTAGACGATGGGACCAGTTGTCAAACAATCGTCGGACGCGCGGAGCATAACCGACGATGAGCTGGGGGACAAGGATTCGAACCTTGATAGACGGTGCCAGAAACCGTCGTCCTGCCATTAGACGATCCCCCAAAAGGATCGCGTGGGACCGTGAAGGAGCGACCTTCGTGGCTCACGGGGCGCGGAAATTAGCCGACCTGACGGCCCTGTCAAGCACTTCTTCGTCCAGATTGAGCAGCCTCATCCGCAGGGTCTAGAAAAAACACCAACCACGCATGACCCGACCTTGACGATGGAAAGGAGGGATCTATTTTCCCGCCCGGTTTTAGCCACCAGGGTAGGAGAGTGCCAAAAGTTTTGGTGCTCGATGTCCCCGGTGGCCAACAGGGGC
It encodes:
- a CDS encoding HipA domain-containing protein; translation: MTERTTACWICLGEAPPDLPGGRYHRACVDALFGVSDVPAVAFDRLTVTTWAEEHSGRLSISGYQPKGPAALDESGTRLVLVEKDSTHIVKPPHPQYLYINENEHLTMRLARAVGLDVAEHGLVELSDGSIAYVTKRFDRPAGAKGPRLHAFDFCQLAGKDPTNKEDSTAEECASIALQYGGPSTTIALFRLFVFADWVRNGDLHLKNLMMMEAPNGGYALTPAYDLLCTEPYGSTGLMLPVGGERKNVTRKIWLSFAEAYCQIERLKAAELIDSMLERLPDALALVDRSAFPHAEWKNKYKHFLAKKTRHLAGKA
- a CDS encoding alcohol dehydrogenase catalytic domain-containing protein, whose protein sequence is MKALVCTDRGVVLDDLPTPELSAGDALVSVRAAGICNTDLELARGYMNFRGVLGHEVLGQVAAMHPDDEPFGHPRTSGELAGRRVVMEINCACGRCSTCRSGGRNHCPTRTVLGIVGRDGGIAEYVRIPLENLHVVPDSIADDHAVFIEPLAAALHAFDEAPLRPGDRVCLLGDGKLGLLIGLAMAARRGDLGRAIAVGRHRANLDILAAAGLDVALEKNFSESGFDVVIEATGHPSGLARAIEIVRPRGVIILKSTYAGESNLDLAPIVIHEIKLVGSRCGDFARAIDVLSKGVIDPTPLIAAKYPLADAERAFAHAGTPGVMKVMVVP